Proteins encoded within one genomic window of Manduca sexta isolate Smith_Timp_Sample1 chromosome 18, JHU_Msex_v1.0, whole genome shotgun sequence:
- the LOC119189667 gene encoding uncharacterized protein LOC119189667, giving the protein MLEKLLFLALVASVMGRPDVSRSLYKPSDLCPPRHEHHLIHHEYDCKKFYHCKFGMKEIYPKDCAPGTEFAYELQICHYPHIAQCKLSGAHNDRPKTETWEQSNVDISATNVSTIVPPSTNVSTVLPPATNISTVVPPAINNSTLEPPSTNISTVWPPSTNNTTVWPPSTNNTTVWPPSTNNTTVWPPSTNNTTVWPPSTNNTTVWPPMATVHK; this is encoded by the exons ATGTTag AAAAGCTCTTATTCCTGGCTCTCGTGGCTTCGGTCATGGGTAGGCCAGATGTCAGTAGATCTTTGTACAAACCATCAGATCTCTGCCCGCCACGTCATGAGCATCACCTTATTCATCACGAATATGATTGTAAGAAGTTCTACCACTGTAAGTTTGGAATGAAAGAAATATACCCGAAAGATTGCGCTCCCGGCACTGAATTTGCATATGAATTGCAG ATTTGTCACTATCCGCATATTGCGCAATGTAAATTGTCTGGAGCACATAATGACAGACCTAAGACAGAAACATGGGAACAAAGTAACGTAGATATCTCAGCTACAAATGTTTCTACGATAGTGCCACCTTCGACGAATGTCTCTACGGTATTACCTCCTGCTACAAATATTTCTACCGTAGTACCTCCTGCTATAAATAATTCTACACTAGAGCCCCCCTCTACAAACATTTctacagtatggccaccgtccACAAATAACActacagtatggccaccgtccACAAATAACACCacagtatggccaccgtccACAAATAACActacagtatggccaccgtccACAAATAACActacagtatggccaccgtccACAAATAATActacagtatggccacc tatggccaccgtccACAAATAA